The DNA region TATGCTGTCATCTACCTAAAGATGGTTTGTAAAATTTTAGCTCCCAAGTTACCTCATAAACTTGAGTCTTGAAAGTTCTTTGCTTCCTCCTTGTTCTGGAGAGCTGGCATGTGGTCATGTAAACAGAGCAGGCTAGGCTCTGCAGGCTGGTGCACCACAGGGTGGTTGCACTCGGCTGGCCATTGCTCACTTGATTTATAACTGCCCTTTGTGAGACTGCAACTGAGAATGCTTCTCCAATTATGTCTCCAATTATACAGAAGGGCTATAATATATCCAAAGAGGGTTAGGCAAGCATGCATTTCACTTGGCCTAAGAGTCTTAAAATATAATCCGTTGTAGTCTTAGCTGAGAATTCCTTGACTTGGAAGACCACCCTTTGCCTCATAGCAGCTAAACCACTGGGCAGTGAGCTCTTCTGATCCTGCCTtatgctttctctttccctccactgtttctgcttctctgccATCCTCTGGCTGTTTTATTTTGCAAGACAGCACTTAACTTGCCACATTACcacatcatatataatatatgatagtgatttattcaaatatttttgcaACAGGACTCAAATTGGGAAATTAAGTTGGATCCTTCATGATCTAAGACTTATTAATCCTAACAAAATACTGGTCAAAAGGCATTATTGGGATTGCCATGCCTATCCCACAGGCCCATGCCTTCCTTCAGTCTGAGAGCAGCAGAATCCAAGAgaccatttgtcttagtcagggtttactactgtgaacagatgccatccatggccaaggcaactcttataaaggacaacatttaattggggctggcttacaggttcagtccattatcatcaaagcaggagcatggcaacatccaggcaggcatggtgcaggagcttAGAGTtcgttctacctcttcatctgaaggctgctagcataaaactgacttccaggcagctaggatgagggtcttaaagcccacagtgacgcacctactccaacaaggtcatacctccaaatagggccactccctgggccaagcatattcaaaccatgacactatCCTTACAGCTTATTTGTTGATTTaagttttgggctggagagatggctcaacggctaagcactgaatgctcttccagaggtcatgaattcaaatcccagcaaccacatgatggctcacagccacctgtaatgacatctggtgtgtctgaagacaactacagtgtacttatatataataaataaataaatctttaaaaaaataaatataatttctttaattCTGGGCCTTAACCACAGGACGTCATGTGTACCCTCTGTCTACTTTACTTTCAGGCCGTACCCCAGCTCTGTCTGATTTTATTGAAAGTGTTGGTATCTTAAATGAGTCCTTCTATCTctgcattttaaagatatttgtatGACCTTTTATCCTCTACGAGTCATCATTCCTTAAATCTTTGTTTACTAGTTTATTACTCTTCAAACCAATCCCAGTCCAGCAACACAGACACCAACTGGGAACTTGTTGGAAACACAAGTCCTTAGATTCCTattcacatctgtctgtctgtctgtctgactctgggATCGGGGCTCAGCTCTCTATGTGCCAGGCTGTGGGCTCAGGGCTGAGCTCTATCTGTCAGACTGTGGGAGCAGGACTCTGCTCTTAGCCTTGCAGCAGTTGTGCTGCACTCTGAAGTCTACAGGTCTGAGCAGGAAGCCATTGTTCAGGTGTCTGTTAACATCACATTGGGAATAAATATTCTTggagagcagtggtggtgcacacctttaatcccagcgcttgggagggaggcagatggatctctgagttccaggagagccagggctaatacacagagaaaccatgtcttggagGGGGctgggagaaaaggggaaggtgGGGGAAAACAAACATTGCAGATGGCATTTGATTCAAAGGTGCTGCATTTTCACACTAGTATGGCATCTCTGGATGTGGCAGGGATGAGCTCAGTGTAGCTACAATAGTCACACTTAGGGTTCTTTCTAAAGAACCATCACAATTGCTTACCAGATATTCATTTAATACTGAAAACAAGTTATAGTAATTGGTAGTGTTTTCATTCTCCATCTGGAGAGATATGGTTATAAAGAGGTGAACTGACCTGCTTAGTACCCTCAACCAATAAGTTCTGAGTCAGGGTTTGGGGTAGGCACTGATGTTTCTGTGGGAACATGCCCTGAATATTTCTGACTTGTGTGATTTCAGCTTCAGAAGTTGCTCACTATGGACCCAATAAAGCGAATTACCTCAGAGCAGGCCATGCAGGACCCCTACTTCCTAGAAGACCCACTTCCCACATCAGAGTAAGTGGCAGATCTGCTGGCTTCCTGTGCACTGACATCTTTAAGTATGCTTCCTCTCCTTGTCACACTAAGTTGCTGTGCCTCTGAGGGACCTGAAGAAATGGAGGTTTTTTCctactttaatattatttttggttttgtggttaaGAGGCATTGCTGAAATGGATTAATTTCACCAGTAATCAATCCATTTACTCAGTGATGGGCTCTTTGTAGAGCTATGGCTCCTTCTACTTGCTAGGATTTTGTTGGGCTGCCTGCAGTCAAGGGTTCTGATATTCTGGAGTAGCAGTCCTAAATAAGTTTACCTTCTCTTTATCATCCTTTGTTTTAACCGTGGAAGGGCAGATAAAACACTGTGGTAGATGTTTTGGCTGCACTAATGAGAGAGCTGTCTGTTGGTGATCATTGATGAGGTTACACAGTGAAGGAAGGACCTTTGGACCACCTACTGCAGTGTCACTGGCTAAAGGATTCTTTGCATCAGACTCACATGAAAGATGCTTATATCTCTGTAACTATGGAAACACAGTCCTGTCTTCTTAGAGAGTGACAGTGAGTCACCTAAATACCAGGCAACCCGTGAGAcagctctcttcttttttcttgtgaATAGTGTTTTCGCCGGTTGTCAGATCCCTTATCCCAAAAGAGAATTTTTAACAGAAGAAGAGCCTGATGAGAAAGGAGACAAAGTAAGTATTAAAGTATAGTTGGTAGTGCCTTCTTCATGACCTTTGGGGCCTCTGGGATGCAGCCAGTTTTTGTTCTCCTCCTGAGTTGAACTGTTTTCTGTTTAACCAATTGAGaagaaccagcagcagcagcagggcaaTAACCACACTAATGGAACTGGCCATCCAGGGAACCAGGACAGCGGCCATGCGCAGGGGCCCCCCTTGAAAAAAGTGAGAGTTGTCCCTCCGACCACTACCTCAGGTGGACTCATCATGACCTCCGACTATCAGGTACTGCAAGTGTCTCCTACTCACCCGCTGTTCTGGGGTTTCTAAAGGATCTGTTGCAAAGTGTGGTCTACAGTAGCATTAGTGTTCCTGGAAAGATACATCGGCATGGAATGGTACAGGTATGGAAGTCTATAGACATGGAAGAGTAGAACGGGATCAGCTTTCAGGACAGACTTAGAGTAAAAAGTCCAAGTTTGGCCATCCATTAACTTGAGACCTGTGGCATTTTATAGCATATCCGCTGGGTTTGGGAGACAGTGCAGCAGGTAAAGTCCCTCCACCAGGAGCATTCagaccccagcacccatgtaagtgCTTAGATGGTGGCCCATCTGGTACCCTATTGGTCCAATCATTTCAAAGACAATGACAGGATCCTAGTCaagtcagtgagctctaggttcagttgAGAGACCTTGCATCTGTGTAAAGTAGAGAGCAATCAACATCaccctctggccttcacatactCACACTCTCATGTACACATGTGAAATGAAGCAAAAACACTTGGCTTCAGTGTTCCTCAGCTATAAAATGAAATTGGTAAATCAGCTTAAGCATGTGTGCCTTGTACTTAGCCAGTGGCTGCTTTTGTTTCTGAGCACTGTAGAAGAGTGATCAAGGCCACAGGCTCTCACATTCCACTTACTTCTGTTCAGCCTTGAATAAGAGACCTGGATGTTCTCCATGTCTTAAGTGTGGTAAGGAAGGTAGAACAGAAATTCCTTGCAGACAGAATTGACATTAGCAGAGTGAAAACAGTAATTAGAAGGTGAAGCTGTGGGAAGACTGAATGGCTGTGTGTTCTGACCTTGGTGGCTTGTGGAAGCCCTGCTCGGAGAGTGctaggaatttttattttgttcttgtccTCATTGACATTCTTGCTGTCATTCACAGAGCAGTAAATGCCCTTCCATGGGGGAATGCAGCTCATGAaggatgtatgtgtttgtatatgtggtatacatgtgtgtgtgtgtgtgtgtgcaggtcctAAGTTGATATCAGGTATCTTCCTTGAACTATTTCTTTATTCTCTCCCTGATTCACTGAAGCAGTGTCTTACTCTGGATCTGGAGCTTGCATATGTCAGCTCCTTTAGCCAGCCAGCTTCCCCTGAAGAttgtgtctcttcctcccaagtgctgggattacagagggcCACCATGCCTAccagctttttttgttgttcttgttaaagatttatttatttatctcatgtatgtaggtatactgttgctgtcttcagacacaccagaagagggcatcagatcccattacagatggttgtgagccaccatgtggttgctgggaattgaactcaggacctctggaagagcagtcagtgctcttaaccactgagccatttctccatcccgcCTACCAGCTTTTATGTGGACTCTGGATATACAAACTAAGTGCCTTATGCTCATGTCCCAAGATTTAGTCAGAATTCCCCAGCGTGTAATCATCACCTTTCTGTCCTAATTCTTACCTCCTAAAGAGAGCTAGTGTTGGAAGACTTGGGAGCTTTGCTCGCTTCTGCTCTGTTCTGCTTTGTGTGGGCCAGTTGTGGGGtttgttgctgtttatttgtttttattattttaattctaaagCTAGTGCCTTGCAGAAACTTTTACATCTTTGCTTCCTTGGAACAAGATTCCCTTCCCTATGAGCCTTGATGGCGTGGGTCCAAGCTACCTCCAGAAGCCCCTGAATCAcgtttttccctcttcttctttccagCGTTCCAATCCACATGCTGCTTATCCCAACCCTGGACCAAGCACATCACAGCCCCAGAGCAGCATGGGATACTCAGCTACCTCCCAGCAGCCTCCACAGTACTCACATCAGACACATCGGTACTGAACTGTGCTGGAGTCTGTCAGTGCACTGTTGCTCATGCTGCAGGACTGGCTGCGGCACTGCGGGAACCTGGTGTGGGCCATGCGAATGTACTGTACAACCACATTTACACAACGTCCAGTAGCCGAGTTCCACCAGTTGTCACAGATTGGGGTGGTAGCTTCCAGGTTGTACCTAAGTTTGGAGTTAGACTTGAAATGAAAGTGCTAGCACAGTTGTGTTGTGGGTTTGCTACTTCCATAGTTTACTTGACATGGTTCAGACTGACCAAGCATAGTTGTCAGTGACAGTCTGTAGCAGTTGAAGCTGTGAAATGTGCTAGGGCGAGCATTTGTCCTCGTGTGTGGTGACTTAAAGTGTAACAGCATTATCTGACCAATAGTACACACAGACGCAAGGTTTAACTGGTACTTGAAACACAGATTATGTTAACAAAATAACCAAGACTTTAAACATTATTTTGGTACACCTTTCTTTTTAGTGTCTTATCAGTGGGTTGATTCATCTTCTACATAAATCAGTGTTTTATGACCAAGACTATTGCTTGGATTGTTTTGAAAGTCCAAAAGAACCACATAGTTTCTACTGACAGGCTTCAGAACTCCCAAAGATTAATTTCCAACTtagaggtttgtttttattttcaacctATGACTTGACTGGTCTTAAAGCTGCTATTTGATAGTAATTAAATATGTTGTCATTGATATAAGCCTGTTGGTTCAGCAAACTGAAATGACTGTCGCAgacagtgttttcttttcctcgTTGGTGTTGCTGATTTGTGAGCATGCTCTCTGATTACAAAAGCATGAGTGGCGACCTCCATGAGGCATGGCGACCTCTTCGAGGCATGAGGCCCGGCGTTAGTCAGCCCGCCCGCCCACACTCTTCTCCTGATTTGAAGCTGCCTAGTGTAGTGCTATTACAGTTTTCTTCAGTTAaccttctttttaaaaggttGTTCGCACATTTTTAGGGTGCCCTTACTTCAGCAAAGGAGAGGGAGTAGGAGAGCCTTAGAACTTTTGAGGGGAAAATAAAAAGCTATAACATACAACGTACTGTATCAAACTATTTTACATGAATGACACAAGTattctgaataaaaaaaattgaacattgTTAAAAACAAGGTGTTatgtaataaatttatttttcataaatcaaTGTATGGTGTAAGCTATATTTTTCAAACTCACCAAGGGTCttttgttgtaattttaaaaCGTGCTTCTGCATAACTCTTCCCGGTGACTTATTATTGACGTCTGGGTTCTGGGGTGATGGCTTAGACTGAGGTGTGTACTCTGGTCAGCTGTCTAGGCCTGTAGCACAGGGGACAGGTAGTTCTACAGACAGCCCTGTTCTACTCTCTTACCCTTGGTTCCTCCTTTTTAGAGCTAACAGATATTTTCTCAAAATCTGAAGCCATCCCTTTAAAAACATTCTAGAGCAGTTCAAGAGCTGAGGGATCAGTACTGATAGGCCTGACCAGAAGAAGGGATTGTTAGGGGTGACATTTCGATGTCTTCTCACCCATACTGCATGCCTTTGATCACGCAGGTCCCCTCCTTAGCCCTTCAAATGAGTAGTTGTGTTTGGTTTCTCTCATGGTGTTTCTTATGACCCTTACACTTTGTCTTCTGGTGTTTTTCTCCTATACTAAGTGGCCTGGAAGCCCAGTGGATATGAGGGCCATCTACACATTCCCCCCTTTGGGATCTAGTTCCAGAGATTGATTCAGTAGGACTTGGGTGGATATGGAAATGGGGCTCCTTTTCAACAAACTCTCCTAGTTCTGAGACGTGAGTCTGAGAAATATGTTAGGAAAGACCattctgtggggctggagagatggctcagcacttcagatcactgtctgctcttctagaggaccctggttcagtgcccagcacccattAGCCATATCACAGCCATCCTAACTACAGTCCcagatgcccccttctggccttcatggatactgcacacatgtggcatgttATGTACACTCAGGCATAACACTCTTAAAAGTAAACCAGAAGAAATACTGCTCCAAGGCCACCTACCTCCATAGTGAGTGACAGATCGAGCCACCAGCAGACTTAAGTGTTATGGGGGAGGGGCTTGCTGTATTTGCCCGCCCTGGGAGTTCCAGAACCAaacacccccccccttttttttttttttttttttggttttttttttgagacagggtttctctgtgtagccctggctgtcctggaactcactctgtagaccaggctggcctcaaactcagaaatcctcctgcctctgcctcccaagtgctgggattaaaggtgtgtgcctccacacccCCCCCAAACCCCGTTATAACAAGCTCCCTGCTGATGTCAGAATGTCCAGGGGCAGTTTGCTCACATTTCCTGAATTTCACTATCTATCATCCTGAGCGAGCCTGTCTAATCTCATGATAAAACATGGTGATTGCTACCAGATGACATATCTAGCCTGCTTGCTTTCTGAGTTTTGCTTTCCTTTATGAAATTATGTCTGCTACAGAGAACATCCATATGATCTACCTGCCAGCTTTCTTTATTCCACACCTCACTCAGCTTTAACTTGTGCTGCGTAGCATTTGTAACCTGACTGGCCACGTCTGTTGGTTTCCCACAGCATGGAAGCTTCTTGAGAGCAGAGCCTCTTACGTCTGTATCCATATTCCTCCCAGATTTCATCCAGGTTGTAACTTTGTTAGGCTGCTCATCCCAAGAGTTCCAGTCCAGACATGCCTGTCCTACCTGACCCATTCCTACAGGTAATCTGTGCTGAGTATAACTATCTCAGACCAGTCACTACTCTCTACCTCCTTCAGATTCAACCGTGCCTTAGAGTTGCTGCCTGCCCTGCTAGGGGGCCAGACAAAATCCAGCATAATCTTTTCTCACATGTCTGTTTCAGATATATGTCTTGTTGGCTCTGTTTAAAATGGTCTATAGTCAAGCTTTAAAATAGCATTCAGTAAAACTCTATTTGAAATTTGAAGTTTGGACCTTCCCCAACGCTAGCTGTTCTCCTAGGTACCAGGCAATACAGTGGGAATAATCCAGAAAAGCCGTGAATTTGATTCCTGATAAGTTAATCTGAGTaaacacaaacatgcacgcacacgcgcatgcacgcacatacacacacacacacacacacacacacacatagaaattgcattgaatccatCATAGTTACCGACTACCTCCCTCAGCATAGATACTACTACCCTGAAGGTTTACATGTCCCTTGTGACCATGGTGCTAATAGATTGTTGCTCCTCTAACCTCCAGGCTACCTCCTCACCTCCCACAGTCCTTTCAACACAACAGACCACATGAGCCTTTCAATGCTGAGACCACATTCATCTGCTCACATCTCTCCAGCACATGTCGGTCAAAGCAAAGACTTTTGTGTCCCTGACAAGTACGTACGTGATTTGGCCCCTTGGGGAATCTGTCTTCTGGTCCTGCAGCCCCACTGCACCCTGTAATTCTTAGGGCTGCCATATATTGCCTTGTCACACCTTTTACACCGTCCCATTCTTGGCTGCCATCTTCAGTGATAGTTCTGTGCTCCGCCTCCATACACCAGCAATTCTCTTCTTCGTGCCTGCTTAGCTTTTTCATGTATAGCAATAACAGGAGCTATAACCCTGaaatccttttctctcttcaacAGAAGAGAAACTTTGGAGGACAGTCTTAATCCCAGCTACCAAAAGAAGATGGCAGGTTCTAAGTGAAATGTCTCCAGCAGTTGCAAGTGTTTTACACTTGCTTTCTAGCTGGGGGTTCTGCATTGGTGCTGTTAATGGAACCTTTAGCATGTGGGACCTAAAGGGAGATCATGAGTCACTGGGGAGCAAGCATTAAGGGTAGTTGGCTCTGCTTCAGGCCTGAGTGTTCATCTCCCACCATGCACCTGAACACCTCACACTTCTGAGAACATGGCCAGGAACACTGTGAGAGTTGACATCCTTAAACAGTGAACCTAATAAAGCATCCCTCAGGTTGTTTGTGCCATATACTCTGTTACAGGGCAAGACAAGTCATTTTAGTAATTCATGTTGGGTGTCAAATGGCATCTAAAACTGAAGCTGTTTGAAAGAACTGTATTGACCATGGAAGTTTGACTGTGTTTTCATGGGGACAACTATACAGGATAGGATCCTTTcgcaaacacaaaaataaactgtCACCGTTTCCTACAATACTCATCGTCTACTAAGACCCTGCCTTGTTTTGGCTTCGTTCACCCTCCTTACTGCTACCACCtgctttttctgtgtattttgcGCTCTCTGCTTTTTATTTCAGCTTAAATAACTGTTCAGTTATAGAATCTAAATTTGGTTCTCCCGCCTCCTGGCAATTCACAAGTTGAGTTCTTGAAAATTGTGGTGTTGGAACAAACGTATTACTTCAAAGTGAAATTCCTGCTTCTCACTAGTTGTGAGGAACATAAAGGTGATCCTGCATTTAGGGATTGAAGTAGTGAGTGTTTGGGCTTTGCAACAGGGAAGTGAGGTGGCAGTTTACAAAACTTAAATAACACCTTTAAGACCTGCTGCACACAGGCCTTCCTCTTGTTACCAGTTTCCCAGAAAGGACTAAGTCTGCAATGTGGTGGAGACtccattaaaagaaattaaaaacaacactTACCATTGAACAAAAAGAATAGGAAATTTAAAACTCAGGGCATGCTATGAGATCATACAAAGATACGTGAGAAGTGCTGAGACCAATCTCAACACCCCTAATTGCTCTGAGATCCAGATGATGAGCATCTTCTGAGGCAAGCACAACATGGAAAAAGGTCATTCTGTGCCTAAAACCATAGTTTccaaaccatgtgtgttcatcCTGGCTTACTTTGTTAAAACACTGAGGGCTGGTCTAATGTGTAGACATTCTGTGAGAATCCAAATGGTGCCCCTGGAAGTCAGGTGAAGATGACCATTCTGTATCAGAAACTAATATTTCAGAGCATACACACCAAGATCAGTGGACTTTTAGGGAAGTTCTCTATTTGGAGAAAGGACTAGTTGTTATATATCCCGATTCTTAACATATCTACAATATATGGCCGCCTCCCAGTGCATAGGATTGCAGCAGATAAACAGTTTCCTGTAGAAGCTGCAGCAGACAGACGATGCGAGGCAACAGGATACAAGTCATGATGCCACACTGTCAAAAAATTGAAGGAGAATGTTGTGAGAAGCCAGTCTTAAGAAGGATCTTCAGAAGATGCCAAAGTGATGATTGAATACCAAGTGGAAGAAATGTGGATAGTGTAAGAAACACCTGAAGGCTGGTGTATGAGCCGAAGCAGTGCAGCTGTGAAGGTCCAGCTCGCATGTACTGGCAGAAGAAGGGGAGCTTGTGTGCCAGAGGAGAATGGATCTGTGGGTGTGGGTGAAAGGTGAGGTATAGAGAAAGCAGAATGACTACATCATACATCCTGACTGTCTTGGGAGAATGTCCATGtaggtatgtacatatgtatgtacatatgtacataatacatacatacgtatatgcacatgcatgcttgcagGTTGAGGATGTGGCCACACCAATGACACAGGACATGTGACTCCTTCAGGTGTAGGTAGCAAGATGGTTGCAACCAGAGAATAAACCATCTTCAGCTAGAAAAGCTGGTTATTCACCAGCTGCCCCAAATAATATACCTTTTTAAAATCTGCCTTcccaagctgggcatggtggtgcatgcctttacttcaggtggatctctgtgagtttgaggccagcctggtctacagagtgaattccaagacagagctacacaaagaagaCCTGTCTCGGGGCCAGGAGGTGTGGGGTCAGTGCCTTCCCTGGCCACTGATACCTCGGTCATGAAGCTTTCCGACTCAGTTCTCTGCCTCTGACCCTTGCCATCTCTTCCACCTAGTGATGGTTCCTCAGAGAATAAACGAGAAGAGCTGGGATGGCCAAccacacctctgatcccagtGCCTGAGACTCAGAGGCAAGTTGGTAGTCTGTTCTGTGCAGACTGCAAGTTGGTAGTCTGTTCTGTGTAgaaagttccaggctggccaggactGAAGCAAGACTGACTCAAAACAGACACTAACAAAATCAGTAAGAATGGCCACCTCGTGTTTTGAATCTTTCAGTGGTCTTTTGTGACACTGAGAGTAAGGTTAGCATTAGGTAATGCTTCCCCAAACAGCCCAGTTTGTTGACTTTCTCCAGTCCAACTACCTCAGCCTCTGAAAATGTTGATCTAGCACATTCCCAACTCTCAGCTCTCATTTGTACAACCTCCTTCCCAGAGTTCCCTTGCCTGATTCTACCTggctttctgtttgcttttgctcTGTTGCCACCTCCTTGGTGGGGTGCTCCCTTATCAGCATGCCCAGAAGGTTAAAATTAGTGTAGGCTCGGATTTCAGCAGTACCAGAAGTGGGCCCTGCCAGTGATTGGAAGTAAGGCCCTGACTGAGCTGTATTAACTTCCCTATGTTTCTGTACAGAGTCCAGATAACTCTTACTTTCGGAGtcacaaaaatgttaaaagtcaggccgggcagcggtggcacacacctttaatcccagcacttgggagacagaggcaggtagatttctgagttcgaggccagcctggtctacagagtgagttccaggacagccagggctacacagagaaaccctgtctcgaaaaaaaaaaaaaaaagttaaatgtcaTTATCTAATCACTACACATGGTTTCATAACCCAACTCTCTCAGCTAGGTCCTAAAGTAACACACGAGACATTGTACTAAGCAATGCACACATATTCCTCCCAAcactataaaaatgaaagcatttttttcccattttgtagatgaggaCTATAATCTCCGGAGAACTTGTATCATGCATAAGTGTGAATGAAGCCCAGCTTTGAGGCCTGACCTGCCGCCCATCCCCAGAGGAATTAATAGGCTGGGGTGGTCATACTTGAGCTTGCGGCCACTCAGGAGAGGACAAAATGGGCACCAGTCGCCAGGGATAGAATCGGTAAGCATGGGGTCAGTGGCCCTGTCTTTTTTACAGTATTTCTTAGGAATGTTGGCCTGTTACTGCCAGAGTACACCATGAATTTGTATTTTACTGGCTACTAATTCTACCCATTCAACATACACTTCACTCCTTaggatttaaaaatatgtcaaCTGATTAGACCCTAGATTCAGTTTGTTGGATGCTCAGTAGTTCTCCCTATCCAGTTTCTTCACTGACTCAAATGTACTAGAATAGGCAAACACTATTTTCTAGTTTGTAGTATCTGTAGTCTCTCActctgtatttgttttctctgtagCAGGTTAGGTTGGGgcagggtgtgtatgtgtgtgtgtgtgtctgttttgggttttttgtttcgttttgttttttatttattattataaataagtacactatagctgtcttcagacacaccagaagagggcatcagatctcattacaggtggttgtgagccaccatgtggttgctgggatttgaactcaggacctttggaagagcagtcggtgctcttacccactgagtcatctcaccagcctttgttttgttttttgttgttgctgtttgttgttgttgttgttgttgttgttgtttgagacaggattactCTGTGTATccttgtctgttctggaacttgttggTTTGAAGTTCTAGAGTCAGAAGTTGAGGATTGTTTGTTTCTGGTGGGAGCATAGATAAGCTTCAGCTCACagtaggaggcagaaggagaggcaggaggagccctGTGCAAGACTAGGGAAGTGCCAGGTACACATTCTAACAGCACACAAATTCCTTCATGAGGATGGAGCCAGCCGCACCAGCCTCTTACTATGGGGCAGTGGCAGCCTGGGTCCAGTCGAGCTTACCCGCTTGGAACCCCAGAGCACCTAAGGAGCAGAGCAATCTTATTCACAAGGTGCAGCAAGAGTTCAGTGGTAgctcctgggaccttggctcagatttcagccccaacctccccccgccccccccccacacacaatg from Mastomys coucha isolate ucsf_1 unplaced genomic scaffold, UCSF_Mcou_1 pScaffold22, whole genome shotgun sequence includes:
- the Cdk8 gene encoding cyclin-dependent kinase 8 isoform X8, which produces MGEGPERGRVKIADMGFARLFNSPLKPLADLDPVVVTFWYRAPELLLGARHYTKAIDIWAIGCIFAELLTSEPIFHCRQEDIKTSNPYHHDQLDRIFNVMGFPADKDWEDIKKMPEHSTLMKDFRRNTYTNCSLIKYMEKHKVKPDSKAFHLLQKLLTMDPIKRITSEQAMQDPYFLEDPLPTSDVFAGCQIPYPKREFLTEEEPDEKGDKKNQQQQQGNNHTNGTGHPGNQDSGHAQGPPLKKVRVVPPTTTSGGLIMTSDYQRSNPHAAYPNPGPSTSQPQSSMGYSATSQQPPQYSHQTHRY